The following are from one region of the Ruficoccus sp. ZRK36 genome:
- a CDS encoding efflux RND transporter periplasmic adaptor subunit, translating to MVKTLFKVFITLCAVALALLLAWVYWHQYLLNPWTRDGQVQAYVVGIAARVSGPMIDVPVQDNQRVSEGDLLFAIDPTDYQQAVDSAHASLNKSRSVAELLRLEIERRKPLLAQQLVSVEDYQILQAKYTEALADIEVATAALKLAELNLSYTRVYAPVDGYVTNLVVTTGTYVTKGQPLMALVDANDFWVTGFFRETDLKGVVPGRRAEVRFMGHYGEPMDGVVQSVGWGIYRPNGSEGKNLLPEVAPTVDWVRLAQRFPVRIHLIDPPKNLPLRVGATTSVLILPESVEYFQEGEEGPTLVDGRGDPVMISGNPQRIVSLAPSTTELVFALGAGDRLIADTEYCKFPPEAQELPHIQGFDSPNPEVLLQLEPDLILASNITRPATASRLRELGLPVFVLPSHGLDGLMDDIERLGDVLRCDEAAADLLTRFDQVRTQLGMRFAGLSMQERPRVFLGYGERETYTAGPGTFPDQLIKEAGGRNIAYDVKGDWVELSEETLVERDPQVMLIPGEISQPVEPAGEELLQTYRLDPVWGKLSAVRDGRVYRIDNSLFNIPGPRLTLALQSLADTLHPESTPKPVSPESIADQEAQAGVEKAGQTEPEQDSLSGPFPVDRSLAPADVLEGPAPAPQSTASAAAAMRKQLERSRKKQAPDTSSSADAQPDGEDVPASDPVEAPAP from the coding sequence ATGGTCAAAACGCTTTTCAAAGTCTTTATCACCCTGTGCGCGGTAGCGCTGGCCCTCCTGCTGGCATGGGTGTACTGGCACCAGTATCTGCTAAACCCCTGGACGCGGGACGGGCAGGTCCAGGCCTACGTCGTGGGGATTGCCGCTCGCGTGAGTGGACCGATGATTGATGTGCCGGTGCAGGATAACCAGCGCGTCTCGGAGGGGGATCTGCTTTTCGCCATCGATCCGACGGATTATCAGCAGGCGGTGGACTCCGCCCACGCTTCTCTGAATAAATCCCGCTCCGTGGCCGAGCTGCTGCGTCTGGAGATCGAGCGTCGCAAGCCCCTGCTGGCTCAGCAACTCGTATCTGTCGAGGACTACCAGATCCTCCAGGCCAAGTACACGGAGGCGCTTGCGGACATCGAGGTGGCCACAGCAGCGCTGAAGCTCGCCGAGCTGAATCTCAGCTACACCCGCGTCTATGCCCCTGTGGACGGCTACGTGACGAATCTCGTGGTGACGACCGGGACCTACGTGACAAAGGGCCAGCCACTGATGGCGCTGGTCGATGCGAATGATTTCTGGGTGACCGGCTTCTTCCGCGAGACGGACCTCAAGGGCGTCGTCCCCGGCAGGCGGGCCGAGGTGCGCTTTATGGGGCATTACGGCGAGCCGATGGATGGCGTGGTCCAGAGCGTAGGCTGGGGGATTTACCGCCCGAATGGCTCCGAAGGTAAAAACCTGCTGCCCGAAGTCGCGCCAACCGTGGACTGGGTGCGGCTCGCCCAGCGTTTTCCGGTGCGCATCCACCTGATTGACCCACCGAAAAACCTGCCCCTGCGGGTCGGGGCAACGACCTCTGTGCTCATCCTGCCTGAATCTGTCGAGTACTTCCAGGAAGGCGAGGAGGGGCCCACGCTGGTGGACGGGCGCGGCGACCCTGTCATGATTTCAGGCAACCCGCAGCGAATCGTCAGCCTGGCTCCAAGTACGACAGAGCTGGTCTTCGCATTGGGGGCGGGGGATCGCCTGATTGCCGATACCGAGTACTGCAAGTTCCCGCCTGAGGCGCAGGAACTGCCGCATATCCAGGGGTTTGATTCACCCAATCCCGAGGTCCTGTTGCAGTTGGAGCCCGACCTGATTCTGGCCTCCAACATCACGCGCCCGGCCACGGCGTCCCGGCTGCGTGAGCTAGGGCTTCCGGTCTTTGTGCTGCCTTCCCATGGCCTCGACGGGCTGATGGATGATATCGAACGTCTCGGCGACGTGCTTCGCTGCGATGAAGCCGCCGCGGACCTGCTGACGCGTTTCGATCAGGTACGCACCCAGCTGGGGATGCGCTTCGCGGGCCTGAGCATGCAGGAGCGCCCGCGTGTTTTTCTGGGTTACGGTGAGCGTGAGACTTACACGGCTGGTCCGGGGACTTTTCCCGATCAATTGATCAAGGAAGCCGGTGGCCGCAATATCGCCTATGATGTGAAGGGCGACTGGGTTGAGCTGTCGGAGGAAACGCTCGTCGAACGTGACCCGCAGGTGATGCTGATCCCCGGTGAGATCAGCCAGCCGGTCGAGCCAGCAGGGGAGGAACTGCTGCAGACCTACCGCTTGGACCCGGTCTGGGGTAAGCTCTCCGCTGTGCGTGACGGGCGCGTCTACAGGATCGACAACAGTCTTTTTAACATACCGGGCCCACGCCTCACACTGGCGCTTCAGTCTCTGGCGGATACGCTCCATCCAGAGTCTACGCCCAAGCCCGTTTCTCCCGAGAGCATAGCCGACCAGGAGGCTCAGGCGGGTGTCGAAAAGGCCGGACAAACGGAGCCTGAACAAGACAGCCTGAGTGGGCCCTTTCCGGTGGATCGCTCTCTGGCCCCCGCGGATGTGCTGGAGGGACCGGCTCCCGCCCCGCAGAGCACCGCGAGCGCTGCCGCCGCAATGCGTAAACAGCTCGAACGCTCACGCAAAAAACAGGCGCCGGATACGTCATCGTCAGCCGATGCACAACCCGACGGTGAGGATGTTCCGGCATCTGACCCGGTCGAGGCCCCTGCTCCCTGA
- a CDS encoding DUF1656 domain-containing protein, with the protein MIVDLMERLARIVPPDWRLPAEINLLGFYLTPIFVVIILGILLAGVSVWLIDIARLTRFIWHPPLFLFSLAVIYSITLSLLFMPV; encoded by the coding sequence ATGATAGTGGATTTGATGGAACGGCTTGCCCGGATCGTCCCCCCGGACTGGCGGCTACCCGCAGAGATCAACCTGCTGGGCTTCTATCTGACGCCTATTTTTGTAGTGATTATTCTCGGAATACTGCTGGCCGGGGTGTCGGTGTGGCTGATTGACATAGCCCGGTTGACCCGCTTTATCTGGCACCCGCCGCTGTTTCTGTTCTCGCTTGCCGTGATCTACAGCATCACACTCTCACTCCTGTTTATGCCGGTATAG
- a CDS encoding FUSC family protein, translated as MDAQTTTAAPAAASSRHWHWPTLNKLRWLTAFKASLASVIAIGIAMGLGWERPYWAGISVLVATLPYIGASLEKGIMRLAGTLAAGVVAYLICGAFPQNQIGFSLMLFVALTFTGYMALGKFYPYTFFLSGITLSIISAQVFNDLEQLWPVVFFRVSEISLGVIVALTVNSLLWPQSASREMGRQMATTLKNCIRLFDHSTALYSGYGEKVPDSGKLSEKLSGAFPKLHALLPQAMLDSSRFSNHRSSLQAALQFMESTFVSVVTTLHSTQGDFPRRYQDNLSEELRAYTNALRADLCALADFFGSPAPLPPALAPEAHAALQQHLEKLRASDIPLSYDLRDTTSFMAYYANLAEIERVIMLLRKTAIAILQPGRERREVKEQVRHNKQRWRPDSMRLKHGIKVGLAVISTLYIWQWTQCPGGVPGVITAAILIQKSLVASNQKSLLRLAGCLLGGCMAAFFMLLVTPHLETYEELAPVLFLCFMVFSLINYGPVRYSYSGFQAFLAFLLMTSVSNTQSISLKPGIERLMGIIFGFMVCAVILRLIWPVIPEHQLRQTLCKFFKDCRGYLDLYTPQVLRGEAPIAVIGSLENTLTDLPSACQEWISQIGLHKKEEGERGKYQQLALCLQGLRFRLQALERAIRRPMAPALAERMAPTMIEINESMKGCLDKFEQTFETGIRAEDYPDLRTPITKLNQELLVMLRKDHLARAIPAGDVAVFLSLVRRYSDLVSEVHNCREQMDRLNLTIMERSPFF; from the coding sequence ATGGACGCCCAGACAACAACAGCCGCCCCTGCAGCTGCCTCCTCCAGGCACTGGCATTGGCCGACGTTGAACAAGCTGCGCTGGCTCACCGCGTTCAAGGCCTCACTGGCCTCGGTCATTGCGATCGGTATCGCTATGGGGCTGGGCTGGGAGCGCCCCTACTGGGCCGGGATATCTGTGCTGGTCGCCACCCTGCCCTACATCGGTGCCTCGCTGGAGAAAGGCATCATGCGTCTGGCCGGTACCCTCGCCGCCGGGGTCGTCGCTTACCTCATCTGCGGCGCATTCCCGCAGAATCAGATTGGGTTTTCCCTGATGCTCTTCGTAGCGCTGACCTTCACCGGTTACATGGCATTGGGTAAATTCTACCCGTACACCTTTTTCCTCAGCGGTATCACCCTGTCGATTATCAGCGCGCAGGTATTCAACGACCTGGAACAACTCTGGCCGGTGGTCTTCTTTCGCGTATCCGAGATCAGCCTCGGCGTCATCGTCGCCCTCACCGTCAACTCCCTGCTCTGGCCGCAGAGTGCGAGTCGGGAGATGGGCCGCCAGATGGCCACGACTCTCAAGAACTGTATCCGCCTCTTTGACCACTCTACCGCGCTGTACAGTGGCTACGGAGAAAAAGTCCCCGACTCGGGTAAGCTGAGCGAAAAGCTGAGCGGAGCCTTTCCCAAGCTGCATGCCCTCCTCCCGCAGGCCATGCTCGACTCAAGCCGCTTCTCCAACCACCGATCCAGCCTGCAGGCAGCCCTGCAGTTTATGGAGAGCACGTTTGTATCCGTGGTCACCACCCTGCACTCCACGCAGGGAGATTTCCCCCGCCGCTATCAGGATAATCTCAGCGAAGAACTACGGGCCTACACGAATGCGCTCCGGGCTGACCTGTGCGCGCTGGCGGACTTTTTCGGCAGTCCGGCTCCACTGCCCCCGGCACTGGCTCCCGAGGCCCACGCCGCCCTCCAGCAACACCTTGAGAAGCTCCGCGCCAGCGATATTCCCTTGAGCTACGACCTGCGGGATACCACCTCGTTCATGGCCTACTACGCCAACCTCGCCGAGATCGAGCGCGTGATCATGCTGTTGAGAAAGACCGCCATTGCGATCCTCCAGCCCGGACGGGAACGCCGCGAAGTCAAGGAACAGGTCCGCCACAACAAGCAGCGCTGGCGCCCAGACTCGATGCGCCTGAAGCATGGCATCAAGGTCGGCCTCGCCGTCATCTCCACACTCTATATCTGGCAGTGGACGCAGTGCCCCGGCGGGGTGCCTGGAGTCATCACCGCCGCAATCCTGATCCAGAAAAGCCTCGTCGCCAGTAACCAGAAATCCCTGCTGCGTCTGGCCGGGTGTCTGCTCGGGGGCTGCATGGCGGCCTTCTTCATGCTGTTGGTCACTCCTCATCTGGAGACCTATGAGGAGCTGGCTCCCGTGCTGTTTCTGTGCTTCATGGTTTTCAGCCTGATCAACTACGGGCCGGTACGCTATTCCTACTCGGGCTTTCAGGCCTTCCTCGCCTTTCTGCTGATGACCTCCGTCTCTAACACGCAGAGTATTTCCCTCAAGCCGGGCATCGAGCGCCTGATGGGTATCATCTTCGGGTTTATGGTTTGCGCGGTGATCTTGCGCCTGATCTGGCCCGTCATCCCTGAGCACCAGCTACGGCAGACATTGTGCAAATTTTTCAAGGACTGCCGTGGATACCTCGACCTGTACACGCCTCAGGTCCTGCGCGGCGAAGCTCCGATCGCCGTCATAGGCTCTCTGGAGAACACGCTGACCGACCTGCCCAGCGCCTGCCAGGAGTGGATCAGCCAGATCGGCCTGCATAAAAAAGAGGAAGGCGAGCGCGGCAAGTACCAACAGCTCGCCCTATGCCTGCAAGGACTGCGCTTCCGGCTGCAAGCGCTTGAGCGGGCGATCCGCCGCCCCATGGCACCCGCGCTGGCGGAGCGTATGGCTCCGACCATGATCGAGATCAATGAGAGCATGAAAGGATGCCTCGATAAATTTGAGCAGACGTTCGAAACAGGCATTCGCGCCGAGGACTACCCCGATCTGCGTACGCCGATCACGAAGCTCAACCAGGAACTGCTTGTCATGCTGCGCAAGGATCACCTCGCACGCGCCATCCCGGCTGGCGACGTTGCCGTCTTCCTCTCGCTCGTGCGTCGCTACAGCGACCTCGTCAGCGAGGTTCATAACTGCCGCGAGCAGATGGACAGGCTCAACCTCACCATCATGGAGCGCAGCCCGTTCTTTTAA
- the ribF gene encoding riboflavin biosynthesis protein RibF produces MAYASLDNPNLSDRPLHLAIGMFDGVHLGHQSVIEACVSSATACGGVSGVLTFWPHPSRLFRKADQATKLFMPLDQKAEYLHKRGIESVIVQPFTSEFAAIEAEDFPAYLKQKLPTLEALYVGENFRYGKGRTGTIETLIEGCRKLGMHVFSAERLRVDGEPISSTRIRVCLEEGDMRQARALLGYPYTSYGEVIPGRQLGRTLGFPTLNMAWEPELAPHYGVYAVRVREDVSSAWIPGVANYGQRPTVDKEPAQPLLEAHMLQPVEWGNGTRLTVQWLEFLRPEKKFNGLDELKAQIGADRESAARYFGL; encoded by the coding sequence ATGGCCTACGCATCACTTGATAACCCGAATCTGTCGGACCGCCCGCTGCATCTGGCTATCGGCATGTTCGACGGCGTGCACCTGGGGCACCAGTCAGTGATCGAGGCCTGTGTCAGCTCGGCCACCGCATGCGGTGGTGTATCCGGGGTGTTGACTTTCTGGCCGCACCCGAGCCGCCTCTTTCGTAAGGCCGATCAGGCGACAAAGCTTTTCATGCCGCTGGACCAAAAGGCGGAGTACCTGCATAAGCGCGGTATCGAGAGCGTGATCGTCCAGCCGTTCACATCGGAGTTTGCCGCTATCGAGGCGGAGGATTTTCCGGCCTATCTCAAACAGAAACTACCCACGCTCGAGGCCCTCTACGTGGGCGAAAACTTCCGCTACGGTAAAGGGCGAACCGGCACGATTGAGACCTTGATCGAGGGTTGCCGCAAGCTCGGTATGCACGTCTTCAGTGCTGAGCGCTTGCGGGTAGACGGTGAGCCCATATCCAGCACACGCATCCGCGTCTGCCTGGAGGAGGGCGACATGCGACAGGCCCGGGCATTGCTGGGCTATCCCTATACCAGCTACGGCGAGGTCATCCCCGGACGTCAGCTGGGCAGGACGTTGGGCTTTCCGACTTTAAACATGGCCTGGGAGCCCGAGCTGGCCCCTCATTATGGGGTGTATGCCGTCCGTGTGCGCGAGGATGTATCCAGCGCATGGATACCGGGTGTGGCTAACTACGGGCAGCGACCGACGGTCGATAAGGAGCCCGCTCAACCCCTGCTGGAGGCGCATATGCTCCAGCCCGTCGAGTGGGGCAATGGCACCCGGTTGACCGTCCAGTGGCTGGAGTTCTTACGTCCGGAGAAGAAATTCAACGGTCTGGATGAGCTTAAGGCGCAGATCGGTGCTGATCGCGAGAGTGCCGCGAGATACTTCGGGCTTTAA
- the truB gene encoding tRNA pseudouridine(55) synthase TruB: MTPTTQNDFEGVLLVDKPCGPTSHDVVDRLRRKLKMKRIGHAGTLDPNATGLLIMLIGRATKVSQYLMSLDKAYEGTIKLGEETNTYDSDGEVVETKPLPDGLDAAGIDTVLQSFVGDQYQLPPMFSAKKIDGVPLYKLARKGKEVKRDPRFIRISEIELLDYTEPCAEIGMACSKGTYVRTLAHDVGQKIGCGAHLSELRRIAVGHFHVEDAATLEELEEMSLTAFRRRLIPIYQAVPSHVL; this comes from the coding sequence ATGACTCCGACGACACAGAATGACTTTGAAGGCGTCCTGCTGGTGGACAAGCCCTGCGGCCCCACCTCGCACGACGTGGTTGACCGTCTGCGCCGCAAGCTCAAGATGAAGCGCATCGGCCACGCCGGTACGCTCGACCCTAATGCCACGGGCCTGCTCATTATGCTGATAGGCCGCGCGACGAAAGTCTCCCAGTACCTGATGTCTCTCGACAAGGCCTACGAGGGGACTATCAAGCTGGGGGAAGAGACGAATACCTACGACAGCGACGGAGAGGTCGTCGAGACCAAGCCGCTGCCCGATGGGCTGGACGCTGCCGGGATCGATACCGTCTTGCAGTCCTTTGTCGGAGACCAGTACCAGCTGCCGCCGATGTTTTCGGCCAAGAAAATCGACGGTGTACCGCTCTACAAGCTGGCCCGCAAGGGCAAGGAAGTGAAGCGCGACCCGCGTTTTATCCGTATCTCGGAGATCGAGCTGCTCGACTACACGGAGCCGTGCGCGGAGATCGGCATGGCCTGCTCGAAGGGCACCTACGTGCGTACGCTGGCCCACGATGTCGGCCAAAAGATCGGCTGTGGGGCGCATCTGTCCGAGCTGCGCCGTATTGCGGTGGGGCATTTCCATGTGGAGGATGCCGCGACGCTGGAAGAGCTGGAAGAGATGTCCCTGACCGCGTTTCGCCGCCGTCTGATACCGATTTATCAGGCTGTGCCGAGCCACGTGCTGTGA
- a CDS encoding DHH family phosphoesterase encodes MYFPHLSESFLQLLSELRGKPVAVLGHLRPDGDCIGSQVALTRVLRTQGVDAIAVNRDEAPRVMQAFIADTPWAQAKDFDPQGHLSVNVDCADPIRVGMLLEKKFPETFANIDHHVSNPNYARHNFVEPSTAATAEVLTGLFFDHDLPVDAVTAQALYVGISTDTGQFRFPTTSGQVFELCARLCACGASAGGVARELFEREPLAKLKLLQRFLGTLKLVHGERICIGTLREKDFEETGAAHEDAEGFVDYARDLDGVDIGIFVQEFENQVKGSLRAKTRNYRLDRLARKFGGGGHAPAAGFNQHRPLEEVCDLLLKAAAEHLDAIDNTPAS; translated from the coding sequence ATGTATTTTCCGCACCTGTCCGAATCTTTCCTCCAACTGCTGTCCGAGCTGCGCGGTAAGCCCGTGGCCGTACTCGGGCACCTGCGGCCGGACGGGGACTGCATCGGCTCACAGGTGGCGCTGACGCGTGTGCTGCGGACACAGGGTGTGGATGCGATCGCCGTTAATCGCGATGAAGCACCACGCGTGATGCAGGCGTTTATCGCGGATACGCCCTGGGCGCAGGCGAAGGACTTCGACCCGCAGGGGCACCTGTCGGTCAATGTGGACTGCGCCGATCCGATCCGCGTGGGTATGCTGCTGGAGAAGAAATTCCCGGAAACCTTCGCGAATATCGACCATCACGTTTCTAACCCGAACTACGCCCGGCACAACTTTGTGGAGCCCTCCACGGCGGCTACTGCCGAGGTGCTGACAGGGTTATTTTTCGACCACGACCTGCCCGTGGATGCGGTGACCGCGCAGGCACTTTACGTCGGCATCTCGACCGACACCGGCCAGTTCCGTTTCCCCACGACCAGCGGGCAGGTATTTGAACTGTGCGCGCGGCTCTGCGCCTGTGGGGCTTCGGCGGGTGGTGTGGCACGGGAGCTGTTTGAGCGTGAGCCCCTCGCCAAGCTCAAGCTGCTCCAGCGTTTCCTGGGAACTTTGAAGCTCGTCCACGGCGAGCGCATCTGCATCGGTACGCTGCGTGAAAAGGACTTTGAGGAGACCGGCGCCGCCCATGAGGATGCCGAGGGCTTTGTGGACTATGCGCGCGATCTGGACGGGGTCGATATCGGCATCTTCGTGCAGGAGTTTGAGAATCAGGTCAAAGGCAGCCTGCGGGCGAAAACCCGTAACTACCGGCTCGACCGGCTGGCCCGGAAGTTCGGGGGCGGCGGGCATGCTCCGGCGGCGGGCTTTAACCAGCACCGTCCGCTGGAGGAGGTGTGTGACCTGCTCCTCAAGGCTGCCGCCGAGCATCTCGACGCGATAGACAATACCCCGGCGAGCTAA
- a CDS encoding PEP-CTERM sorting domain-containing protein, whose amino-acid sequence MNYLSKLLPLGLIGMSAIATTASAATFFSDDFEEYTAGAAIPLGSEEIWREAKVVGEVVFDAENDTGHYFSSESNKYAVLSQVDGTGQGLASATGFSGTTTGQMNFSFYDPSSDTSDWLMRISGNAWGGNGNTLWGLFMQNGTLYVGSGQYVSPGAQIGTYQQDTAYTISIVFNNSDSTLNYDGGSVASQMMDVYLNGELIGDDLASTGNIGTGTTVQNINFASKVNSPGTIYLDDISLDSNISIPEPSTMSALAVGLGIMCLAIGRRMKLFGRRS is encoded by the coding sequence ATGAACTATCTCAGCAAATTGCTCCCTCTCGGCCTCATTGGTATGAGTGCCATTGCTACAACCGCGTCGGCGGCGACTTTCTTCTCTGATGATTTCGAGGAGTACACGGCGGGCGCAGCAATACCGCTCGGCTCCGAAGAAATATGGCGCGAGGCCAAGGTGGTGGGAGAAGTTGTCTTCGATGCCGAGAACGACACCGGGCACTACTTCTCCAGCGAGTCCAACAAATACGCCGTGCTCAGTCAGGTCGATGGCACTGGCCAGGGACTGGCCTCGGCCACGGGCTTTTCCGGGACTACGACCGGCCAGATGAATTTCTCTTTCTATGATCCCTCCAGCGACACCTCGGACTGGCTCATGCGCATCAGTGGTAATGCGTGGGGCGGTAATGGGAATACGCTGTGGGGACTGTTTATGCAGAATGGCACTCTCTATGTCGGGAGTGGTCAGTATGTCAGCCCGGGTGCTCAGATCGGGACCTATCAGCAGGATACCGCCTATACGATCAGCATCGTTTTCAACAACTCTGACAGCACCCTTAACTATGATGGTGGGTCAGTGGCCTCACAGATGATGGACGTCTATCTGAACGGAGAACTGATCGGTGATGACCTGGCCAGTACGGGTAACATCGGTACGGGGACGACGGTCCAGAATATCAACTTCGCCTCAAAGGTGAACAGCCCGGGCACCATCTATCTGGACGACATCTCTCTAGACTCGAATATTTCGATTCCTGAGCCCTCGACGATGAGCGCGCTTGCGGTTGGCCTTGGTATCATGTGCCTGGCTATCGGTCGCCGGATGAAGCTGTTCGGTCGCCGTTCCTGA
- a CDS encoding LacI family DNA-binding transcriptional regulator, which yields MSKRVTQKDIAERLGVHAATVSLAFKHHPSIPAKTRERVLKVAEEMGYRPDPMLSALALYRSNNQEQPFRGTLAWLYLQNDDLKPDWKEISTYRQYYEGACRRADQYGYKLDVYNFNTRKVSAQRMGAILKARNINGILLCPMPHPNMELDFPWEDFSVVTFGYTLKKPEFHTVTATQFRSTLRLLEKMYDYGYRRIGYGIASIHDERVGHSFRGAYLTFVHQMGLEPLIFDYKWGFVRGFKTFLRKARPDVVMTGDVAFLKYAREAGIRIPEDIPLTCPVLDSEQSELTGMYEDSFHIGEVAVDKLTNLVMRGDRGIPVKVQRTLIEGVWNEGKTLPDKVTAKR from the coding sequence GTGAGCAAGCGGGTTACACAGAAGGACATTGCCGAGCGCTTAGGCGTGCACGCGGCCACGGTTTCACTGGCCTTTAAGCACCATCCGAGCATCCCGGCCAAGACACGTGAGCGTGTCCTGAAGGTGGCCGAGGAAATGGGCTACCGTCCCGACCCCATGCTCTCGGCACTGGCCTTATACCGGAGTAATAATCAGGAGCAGCCATTTCGCGGCACGCTGGCCTGGCTCTACCTGCAGAACGACGACTTAAAGCCGGACTGGAAAGAGATCAGCACATACCGGCAGTATTATGAGGGGGCCTGTCGACGGGCCGACCAGTACGGCTACAAGCTGGATGTCTACAATTTTAATACCCGAAAGGTCTCTGCCCAGCGCATGGGAGCCATCCTCAAGGCGAGGAACATCAACGGCATCCTGCTGTGCCCGATGCCGCACCCAAACATGGAGCTGGATTTCCCCTGGGAAGATTTCTCCGTTGTGACCTTCGGCTATACGCTCAAAAAGCCGGAGTTCCACACGGTGACGGCCACCCAGTTTCGCTCCACGCTCCGCCTGCTGGAGAAGATGTATGACTATGGCTACCGGCGCATCGGGTACGGTATTGCCAGCATACATGATGAGCGCGTGGGGCACAGCTTTCGTGGCGCGTATCTGACTTTCGTGCATCAGATGGGTCTTGAGCCCCTTATCTTTGACTATAAGTGGGGCTTTGTGCGCGGCTTTAAAACGTTTCTGCGCAAGGCTCGACCGGATGTCGTGATGACCGGGGACGTCGCCTTTCTCAAATACGCCCGCGAAGCGGGGATACGCATCCCCGAAGATATTCCGCTCACCTGCCCCGTGCTCGATAGCGAGCAGAGCGAGCTGACGGGGATGTACGAAGACTCTTTCCATATCGGAGAAGTCGCGGTGGACAAGCTGACAAACCTCGTCATGCGCGGGGATCGGGGCATCCCCGTCAAAGTGCAGCGTACGCTCATCGAAGGCGTCTGGAACGAGGGTAAAACACTGCCCGACAAAGTCACTGCCAAGCGCTGA